A window from Corynebacterium singulare encodes these proteins:
- a CDS encoding CarD family transcriptional regulator — protein sequence MEFKVGEVVVYPHHGAAKITAIETREMGGETLEYLVLQINQSDLVVRVPSKNVEMVGVRDVVGKEGLEKVFSVLREVDVEEAGNWSRRYKANQERLASGDINKVAEVVRDLWRRDQDRGLSAGEKRMLAKARQILVGELSLATPVDDKKADTMMEEIGATIERHRAAGLVDDKSITTDVDSDIDLDDLSFDDED from the coding sequence ATGGAATTTAAGGTCGGAGAGGTCGTCGTCTACCCGCACCACGGCGCCGCCAAGATTACGGCGATTGAAACGCGTGAGATGGGTGGCGAGACCCTCGAGTACCTCGTCCTCCAAATCAACCAATCCGACCTGGTTGTGCGCGTTCCCTCCAAGAACGTTGAGATGGTCGGCGTCCGTGACGTTGTGGGTAAGGAAGGCCTGGAGAAGGTCTTTTCCGTGCTGCGTGAGGTGGATGTCGAAGAAGCCGGCAACTGGTCCCGCCGCTACAAGGCCAACCAGGAGCGTCTTGCGTCCGGTGACATCAACAAGGTGGCCGAGGTTGTTCGTGACCTGTGGCGCCGCGATCAGGACCGCGGTCTGTCCGCCGGTGAGAAGCGCATGCTGGCCAAGGCGCGTCAGATTCTCGTCGGTGAGCTGTCCCTGGCCACTCCGGTTGATGACAAGAAGGCCGACACCATGATGGAGGAAATCGGCGCCACCATCGAGCGTCACCGCGCTGCTGGTCTGGTGGATGACAAGTCCATCACCACCGACGTCGATAGCGACATCGATCTTGATGACCTCTCCTTCGACGACGAAGACTAA